aaacTGTTAACTGAATTCCAAAAACTACCTAATTGCCTGTAACTTTCACGTTCTATAGGACAGCAGGTGATTTTAAAGCCTGTTTACATGTCAGAATCTATTAATCTGAACTTTACCTGGTTTTTTAAACATGGTAAAACAATGACCACTTTCAGAATTAGCATGCTGTATTAACATGTATAATAACTGATAAGTCACTCAACTAAAAACACAAAGTTTCTTTATAAACCACTTAGGTAGACATTAACTTTCGTATACAGACCATTATGTAAGAAAGACAAAATGGTAAATTCAAGAATTCAAACATCTTAGGCAAGACTTGACTTCTGGGCTTCAGAAAGATGTAGaaacttctgaaaaaaattttctttctttttttccagacttTTCTTCCATGTTCTGATGCGGGCTTCCTTCTCAAATCTCAGCCTGACAAAACGTTCCTTATTGCCTTTGCAATAAGGCATTGCAAAGAATCGTTTCTTATGATATCTTTCATTTAGGTACCAAAGTATAGGCCACTGCTTGAATTTGTGCCAGATGATCCTTCCAAAGATGTCTCTTCTCCAAGCACCAGGTCTAGCGTACTCTTGACCAGTCAGAGGAAGCTTTAGAGCATCCTCTCTCTTCTGGACAACTTTATCTAATGCATCCATGGAATCTATTACCTTCTCTAACTGCTCTGGACTTGG
This Nycticebus coucang isolate mNycCou1 chromosome 1, mNycCou1.pri, whole genome shotgun sequence DNA region includes the following protein-coding sequences:
- the LOC128590826 gene encoding 39S ribosomal protein L47, mitochondrial-like, which produces MLLTLQQEARRQRLPMPSPEQLEKVIDSMDALDKVVQKREDALKLPLTGQEYARPGAWRRDIFGRIIWHKFKQWPILWYLNERYHKKRFFAMPYCKGNKERFVRLRFEKEARIRTWKKSLEKKKENFFQKFLHLSEAQKSSLA